A window of Candidatus Hydrogenedentota bacterium contains these coding sequences:
- a CDS encoding carboxypeptidase regulatory-like domain-containing protein, with translation MRIKLWVPVLVVIFVCTVCAMIFLSGREGPSAPLPASEPIAGNIPVEAPAALTGLPAIATVEDPVVSELPGLLAGRLYSPSGEPLAGEALRVVALSTGRAPAIQAEQILDGEGRFAARLNFGKYKAILESGELFAEHRFELSPRHPAAYWTEAVGAAGWIFGRVFGPEGQGVAGVHIVPTAEHSGITYQRLQLTGDAAAVSEEAGAFRIRIATAAPHLWRLAAVVQGAVATISAPVVPGTDNVILRLPGETTLHGTVWDLVAGEPVPGLVLAIESRPFYVDAKEVRTGHDGSFTLTVPQVNYSIAAVDKALVLMGDTEVDLRGSVDTEVMLFCSAGSVVEGNVMNVAGTPFAGAEVRASVQALTKSAPTTSDGFYRLEGLGAGEYRLEARLDAGRLARPLTLSVGAKPEILRQDFVIDCSSIHGRVVSPSGEPQANAKVWARNSDSHLSVSTDVDGAFEFPCVQGQEIFFEVSANGRESGELGPYYVADTATEGIELVLDYAWDGFVAGRVVDAGGRGLAFAKVALIPDGEQMDPLFASVDTDAAGHFSLVAATPASYELRVYPQIAGVGTIVASACSWALALGSGERMAGLVVECDYPRGQIEGAVTDQSGRPINMARVDAMGVGSSGAATTGMDGRFVIAGLEKIPFTVAATHSRFASAVRYDVTPDAKDLRLVLENKPMVLVNATDRLTGKPLPQFSVVFVSRQLQSVIGPVNGASPDGILEIEIEPGRTKDIWAIEVQSAGYERYHAEVHLELESGSREFHVALAKAYRVLRGVVQDSTGQPMPGAALFLDAMPEPAPMTRSVDNTTTPGEGPPPDAVAGADGKFEFELSGDAIRTVFASLDGYAPGSASGRPGAASDPPLVIQLQPAGSLRVAVVKHGEPVVGARLWLAPHGLTGRTLPADGTMTWPTVAAGPAILDVAESGQSETIATSVEVEVRPETLTEVTVDLP, from the coding sequence ATGCGCATTAAGTTATGGGTTCCCGTACTGGTAGTAATTTTTGTTTGCACCGTGTGCGCCATGATCTTCCTTTCGGGCCGGGAGGGCCCTTCGGCGCCTCTACCCGCCTCGGAGCCAATCGCGGGAAATATTCCCGTAGAGGCGCCGGCGGCTCTGACCGGTTTGCCAGCGATAGCAACGGTGGAGGATCCGGTCGTTTCTGAATTGCCTGGCCTGCTTGCTGGCCGTCTCTACTCCCCCTCCGGCGAACCGCTCGCCGGAGAAGCTTTGCGGGTGGTCGCACTGTCCACGGGACGGGCGCCGGCAATACAAGCGGAGCAGATTCTGGACGGAGAAGGCCGATTCGCCGCCCGGCTCAATTTCGGAAAATACAAAGCCATCCTGGAGTCAGGCGAGCTTTTCGCGGAGCACCGCTTTGAATTGTCGCCGCGTCATCCGGCGGCGTACTGGACGGAGGCGGTGGGGGCCGCTGGGTGGATTTTTGGACGGGTGTTCGGCCCGGAAGGACAGGGAGTGGCTGGAGTCCATATCGTTCCCACCGCCGAGCACTCGGGTATTACGTATCAAAGGCTACAATTGACCGGCGATGCCGCCGCTGTCTCCGAGGAAGCTGGCGCGTTTCGAATTCGCATTGCCACGGCGGCGCCACACCTGTGGCGACTTGCCGCGGTAGTCCAGGGCGCAGTGGCGACAATTTCCGCTCCCGTGGTTCCCGGAACCGACAACGTGATTCTCCGCCTGCCAGGTGAAACGACCTTGCACGGAACCGTATGGGATCTGGTGGCGGGCGAGCCAGTGCCGGGTCTTGTACTGGCCATTGAGTCGCGGCCTTTCTACGTGGATGCCAAGGAAGTAAGAACGGGGCACGATGGTTCCTTCACCTTGACTGTACCGCAGGTAAACTATTCGATTGCGGCCGTGGACAAGGCACTAGTTCTGATGGGGGATACCGAGGTGGACTTACGGGGAAGCGTGGACACCGAGGTAATGTTGTTCTGCAGCGCGGGGAGTGTTGTCGAGGGGAACGTTATGAATGTGGCGGGAACACCCTTCGCGGGCGCCGAAGTTCGCGCCTCGGTGCAGGCGCTAACAAAAAGCGCGCCCACTACCAGCGATGGCTTCTATCGTCTAGAGGGGCTTGGCGCGGGAGAGTATCGCCTCGAGGCGCGGCTTGACGCGGGCAGGCTGGCCCGGCCGCTGACACTCTCGGTCGGCGCCAAGCCCGAGATACTGCGGCAGGATTTTGTAATTGACTGTTCCAGCATTCACGGTCGAGTGGTGTCTCCCAGCGGCGAGCCGCAAGCCAATGCGAAAGTATGGGCCAGAAACTCCGACTCCCATCTATCAGTATCTACAGACGTCGATGGCGCCTTTGAATTTCCATGCGTTCAGGGACAAGAGATTTTCTTCGAAGTGAGTGCGAATGGACGGGAGAGCGGAGAGCTTGGCCCTTACTATGTGGCGGATACGGCGACGGAAGGCATCGAGCTCGTCCTGGACTACGCCTGGGACGGGTTTGTGGCGGGCCGTGTGGTGGATGCCGGCGGACGCGGGCTGGCCTTTGCCAAGGTTGCTTTAATTCCAGATGGCGAGCAAATGGACCCACTGTTTGCAAGTGTTGACACAGACGCCGCCGGACATTTTTCGTTGGTCGCGGCTACGCCGGCTTCGTACGAACTAAGGGTGTACCCGCAGATTGCCGGCGTCGGCACGATAGTGGCCAGCGCCTGCAGTTGGGCGCTCGCTCTAGGCAGCGGCGAACGGATGGCGGGACTGGTCGTAGAATGCGATTACCCCAGGGGGCAGATCGAAGGGGCCGTGACCGATCAGTCAGGCCGGCCAATTAACATGGCAAGAGTAGACGCCATGGGAGTCGGGTCCTCCGGAGCCGCGACTACTGGAATGGACGGGCGATTTGTAATAGCTGGGCTGGAAAAGATTCCCTTCACCGTAGCGGCCACACATTCCAGATTTGCGTCGGCGGTACGGTATGACGTGACGCCGGACGCGAAGGACCTGCGACTCGTGCTCGAAAATAAACCAATGGTGCTTGTCAATGCCACAGACCGGCTAACCGGGAAACCGTTACCGCAGTTCAGTGTTGTATTCGTGTCGCGGCAGTTACAGAGCGTGATAGGCCCCGTGAATGGCGCAAGTCCCGACGGCATACTGGAGATTGAAATAGAGCCGGGGCGCACGAAGGACATTTGGGCCATTGAAGTGCAGAGCGCGGGCTACGAACGATATCACGCCGAAGTGCATCTGGAATTAGAAAGCGGCTCTCGGGAGTTTCATGTTGCGCTGGCCAAGGCGTATCGCGTCCTTCGCGGAGTGGTGCAGGACTCAACCGGCCAGCCGATGCCGGGCGCCGCCCTATTTCTAGACGCCATGCCGGAGCCCGCGCCCATGACCAGGAGCGTAGACAATACAACCACGCCGGGGGAGGGGCCACCTCCCGACGCCGTTGCCGGCGCCGATGGCAAATTCGAATTCGAGCTCTCGGGCGACGCTATACGGACGGTCTTTGCCTCTTTGGACGGCTACGCCCCTGGCAGCGCGAGTGGAAGGCCCGGCGCCGCGTCAGACCCGCCGCTTGTGATTCAGCTTCAGCCAGCGGGCAGTTTACGGGTCGCCGTCGTGAAGCACGGCGAGCCGGTCGTTGGCGCCAGGCTGTGGCTCGCGCCACATGGACTGACAGGAAGAACCCTCCCGGCAGACGGCACAATGACGTGGCCCACGGTTGCCGCGGGCCCAGCGATACTGGACGTTGCGGAGAGTGGCCAAAGCGAGACAATTGCGACATCGGTGGAAGTAGAGGTAAGACCGGAAACGCTCACAGAGGTCACGGTGGACCTGCCCTGA
- a CDS encoding alkaline phosphatase family protein, with protein sequence MNTRHGMLFAAVATALILAFSASAGRVVILGFDGADPGIVRTMMEAGELPNLAKLQAGGSFQELGSSSPPQSPTAWSSFSTCKTPHNHGIYDFLRRDPKTYLPAPGFGRLHHAELDASGNLARPARYESNRQGDSFWKVASDQGLKVKALLVPFAYPADDLSDECRMLCGLDTPDIRGTQSTYFALSTAFPAEESVPGGLRLPLKLEGDRATVQIPGIRNPRTNDYVEVPLEVAVDAAAKSVSLAVQGESVTLKEGEWSGWVEWEFALSPSYSVRAISRYFATEVGETVRIYMTCLQFHPEAPYAPISTPGSYAADLVERVGLYKTIGWAYDTKALERDDMTEAMFLEDARRTMAWREQLVLDEIDAGNFDLLVGAWTATDRVAHMFWAHRDPKHPLYTEEGNRKYGRAVEDTYLKMDSIVGNVMARLNDDDLLMVMSDHGFHSFRKGFSVNTWLVRNGYLTVTGQPDASTAFTDTKYFFDRDTRGYTYDWSRSRAYGLGLGMIFLNRQGRERNGIVTDAQAGPLLKELQEKLLAVVDPDTGEQVFRAVYTHADPQGVAITDAPDIQLGYAEGYQTDKASAAGAAPVDLFSVNDSKWSGEHASSDHEFTSGILFSNAKLKPGATLLDLGVTALDTLGAKVPADFEGKPLR encoded by the coding sequence ATGAATACCCGGCACGGCATGCTATTCGCCGCGGTTGCGACCGCGCTCATTCTGGCCTTTTCCGCGAGCGCGGGCCGCGTGGTGATTCTCGGATTCGACGGCGCCGACCCGGGCATCGTCCGCACCATGATGGAGGCGGGCGAGCTGCCCAACCTCGCGAAACTTCAGGCCGGTGGCAGCTTCCAGGAGCTTGGCTCCAGCAGCCCGCCGCAATCGCCCACGGCGTGGTCCTCGTTTTCGACCTGCAAAACCCCGCACAACCACGGAATCTACGACTTTCTCCGGCGCGATCCAAAAACGTATCTGCCCGCGCCGGGTTTTGGCCGCCTCCACCACGCCGAGCTGGACGCCAGCGGCAACCTGGCCCGGCCCGCGCGCTACGAAAGCAACCGGCAGGGCGACAGCTTCTGGAAGGTCGCGAGCGATCAGGGGCTCAAGGTGAAGGCGCTGCTTGTGCCCTTCGCCTATCCGGCGGATGACCTCTCCGACGAGTGCCGGATGCTCTGCGGGCTCGACACCCCCGATATCCGCGGCACCCAGAGCACGTATTTCGCCCTCTCCACGGCCTTTCCCGCCGAGGAGTCCGTCCCGGGCGGGTTGCGCCTGCCGCTGAAGCTGGAAGGCGACCGCGCGACGGTGCAGATTCCGGGCATTCGCAATCCGCGGACCAATGACTACGTCGAAGTCCCGCTGGAAGTCGCCGTCGATGCCGCCGCGAAGTCGGTGTCGCTGGCCGTGCAGGGCGAATCGGTCACCTTGAAGGAAGGGGAGTGGAGCGGCTGGGTGGAGTGGGAGTTCGCACTGTCACCGTCGTACTCGGTCCGCGCGATCAGCCGCTATTTCGCGACGGAAGTGGGCGAAACCGTGCGGATCTACATGACCTGCCTGCAATTTCATCCGGAAGCGCCCTACGCGCCGATCAGCACGCCCGGATCCTACGCGGCGGATCTCGTGGAACGCGTCGGGCTCTACAAGACCATCGGCTGGGCCTACGACACCAAGGCGCTCGAACGCGACGACATGACCGAGGCGATGTTCCTGGAGGACGCCCGGCGAACCATGGCGTGGCGCGAGCAGCTCGTCCTCGATGAGATCGACGCGGGCAACTTCGACTTGCTCGTGGGCGCCTGGACCGCGACCGACCGCGTCGCGCACATGTTCTGGGCGCACCGCGACCCCAAGCACCCCCTCTATACCGAGGAAGGCAACAGGAAATACGGCCGCGCGGTCGAGGACACCTACCTCAAGATGGATTCCATTGTGGGCAACGTCATGGCGCGCCTGAACGACGACGACCTGCTCATGGTGATGTCCGATCACGGATTCCACAGTTTTCGCAAAGGCTTCAGCGTGAACACCTGGCTCGTGCGCAACGGATACCTGACGGTAACCGGCCAGCCCGACGCCTCGACCGCCTTCACGGACACGAAGTACTTTTTCGACCGCGACACGCGGGGCTACACCTACGACTGGTCGCGCAGCCGGGCCTACGGGCTCGGGCTCGGCATGATCTTCCTGAACCGGCAGGGCCGCGAGCGCAACGGCATCGTGACCGATGCGCAGGCGGGCCCGCTGCTGAAAGAGCTTCAGGAGAAACTGCTCGCGGTAGTGGACCCCGACACCGGCGAGCAAGTCTTTCGCGCGGTATACACCCACGCCGACCCGCAAGGCGTTGCGATCACGGACGCGCCCGACATCCAGCTCGGCTATGCCGAGGGCTACCAGACCGACAAGGCCTCGGCGGCGGGCGCGGCGCCGGTGGACCTGTTCAGCGTCAACGACTCCAAGTGGAGCGGCGAGCACGCCAGCTCGGACCACGAATTCACCTCGGGCATACTCTTCTCCAACGCGAAGCTGAAGCCGGGCGCCACCTTGCTCGACCTCGGCGTGACCGCGCTGGATACGTTGGGTGCGAAGGTCCCGGCGGATTTCGAGGGCAAGCCGTTGCGGTAA
- a CDS encoding DEAD/DEAH box helicase codes for MRIEKLLQFDIPEAVVDLWRRRESGDLLPLQERAVKRHDLFGGGNLLIQAPTSSGKTFVGEMAAVHTALRRKQVVYLVPLKALAEEKYRDFEEKYAEYGLRVIISTRDHRDFDGDLERGDFSIAVVVYEKLSQLLVRRPERGAEIDLVIADELEILSDPERGAGAELLLARLLGDGVRLIGLSAVIGGAERLAGWMNADLIQSDQRPVELRYGVLYDGRFRYRTYNQPGEGVEDLVDACSESAEDQLAQNVAAFAAAGERSIVFVRAKHDSRRGADRLAAAVDLPPASEAIAALEAIEPTRSRDGLLAVLAHGVAFHNADLSPEERNIVEAAFRSGEARVLVSTSTLAVGLNLPARNVFVCTEKWRYDARLGMPWKTPVLHMEYENMGGRAGRYGAGHAFGRSILVATSPFEEEACWRKYVEGERERIEPQLDRGPLEDHILRLVASRHCATLRELRNLLEATLSGRWVWAERYTLDEIGARIRAAVHRCAEAGMLAEGPLEDDSPLAATAAGAAVAKKGVAIASARDLVAWLEASANRDWCDADAILAFASTSDGRAAQVLLTAREYDEAGYVDMLRAHTRDWEDEADVPLNRLRRSRVQPFFEELRAVKVTLILLDWLEGEPVQAIEERYHTMCGQVLVASAQIAWLADAASALARARGAGEGFAARLQALAEGLASGLAVDLIPIARAADLTRAECLALHGEGLSSPAALVDAGAASLERCVARDKVGALRAWARKSIQEAAPPPAESDSAPEAPALVVDDRRPNEIRLFGQAVRLQRKQYALIRLLAGCPGECVPYDAIYDALWGKTVVEQNQIHYQKRTLLQRIREACPGRERGLIETRSKCGFVLALAPEAVVVSARAVAAV; via the coding sequence ATGCGGATCGAAAAGCTGTTGCAGTTCGACATTCCGGAAGCCGTGGTGGATCTGTGGCGGCGGCGGGAGAGCGGGGACCTGCTGCCGTTGCAGGAGCGGGCGGTGAAGCGGCATGACCTGTTTGGCGGGGGGAACCTGCTGATCCAGGCGCCGACGAGCTCCGGGAAGACGTTTGTGGGGGAGATGGCGGCGGTGCACACCGCCCTGCGGCGGAAGCAGGTGGTGTACCTCGTGCCGCTGAAGGCGCTGGCGGAGGAGAAGTACCGGGATTTCGAGGAGAAGTACGCGGAATACGGGCTACGCGTGATCATTTCGACGCGGGATCACCGGGATTTCGACGGGGACCTGGAGCGGGGCGATTTTTCGATCGCCGTGGTGGTCTACGAGAAGTTGTCGCAATTGCTGGTGCGCCGTCCGGAGCGGGGCGCCGAGATCGACCTGGTCATTGCGGACGAGCTGGAGATTCTCTCGGACCCCGAGCGGGGCGCGGGGGCGGAGCTGTTGCTGGCGCGGCTGCTGGGCGACGGCGTGCGGCTGATCGGGCTGTCGGCGGTGATCGGCGGGGCGGAGCGCCTGGCGGGTTGGATGAATGCGGATCTGATCCAGTCGGACCAGCGCCCCGTGGAGCTGCGCTACGGTGTGCTGTATGACGGGCGCTTCCGCTACCGGACCTACAACCAGCCGGGCGAGGGCGTGGAGGATCTCGTTGACGCGTGCAGCGAGTCCGCGGAGGATCAGCTGGCGCAGAACGTGGCGGCGTTTGCGGCGGCGGGCGAGCGGAGCATCGTGTTCGTGCGCGCGAAGCACGACTCGCGGCGCGGCGCGGACCGGCTCGCGGCGGCCGTGGATCTGCCGCCGGCGTCGGAGGCAATCGCGGCGCTGGAGGCGATCGAGCCGACCCGGTCGCGCGACGGGCTTCTGGCGGTGCTGGCGCACGGCGTGGCCTTTCACAACGCCGATCTGTCGCCGGAAGAGCGCAACATTGTGGAGGCGGCCTTCCGGAGCGGCGAGGCGCGGGTGCTGGTCTCCACGAGCACGCTGGCCGTGGGCCTGAACCTGCCCGCGCGCAATGTGTTTGTCTGCACGGAAAAATGGCGCTACGACGCGCGCCTGGGGATGCCCTGGAAGACGCCGGTGCTCCACATGGAATACGAGAACATGGGCGGGCGCGCGGGGCGCTACGGCGCGGGCCACGCCTTCGGACGCTCCATTCTCGTGGCGACGTCGCCCTTCGAAGAGGAGGCGTGCTGGCGCAAGTACGTCGAGGGGGAGCGCGAGCGAATCGAGCCGCAACTCGATCGCGGCCCGCTGGAGGACCACATCCTGCGGCTGGTCGCGTCGCGGCACTGCGCGACCCTCCGCGAACTGCGCAATCTCCTGGAGGCCACGCTTTCCGGCCGCTGGGTCTGGGCCGAACGCTATACCCTCGACGAGATCGGCGCCCGCATCCGCGCCGCCGTCCACCGCTGCGCCGAGGCGGGTATGCTGGCCGAGGGGCCGCTGGAGGACGACTCGCCGCTCGCCGCGACGGCGGCGGGCGCGGCGGTGGCGAAGAAGGGCGTCGCCATCGCGTCGGCGCGTGACCTCGTCGCGTGGCTGGAGGCGTCGGCGAATCGGGACTGGTGCGACGCGGACGCGATTCTGGCCTTCGCGAGCACATCGGACGGGCGCGCGGCCCAGGTGCTGCTGACGGCGCGCGAGTACGACGAGGCGGGATACGTCGACATGCTCCGGGCGCACACGCGCGATTGGGAGGACGAGGCGGATGTGCCGCTGAACCGGCTGCGGCGATCGCGCGTTCAGCCCTTCTTCGAAGAGCTTCGCGCGGTCAAGGTGACGCTGATCCTGCTGGACTGGCTGGAAGGCGAGCCGGTGCAGGCCATCGAGGAGCGCTACCACACGATGTGCGGGCAGGTGCTGGTGGCCTCCGCGCAGATCGCGTGGCTAGCCGACGCGGCCTCGGCCCTGGCGCGGGCGCGGGGCGCGGGGGAGGGGTTCGCCGCGCGCCTGCAGGCCCTGGCCGAAGGGCTGGCCTCCGGGCTGGCCGTGGATCTTATCCCCATCGCGCGTGCGGCGGACCTCACGCGGGCCGAATGCCTCGCGCTGCACGGGGAAGGACTGTCGTCGCCCGCCGCGCTCGTGGACGCCGGCGCGGCGTCCCTGGAGCGGTGCGTGGCGCGGGATAAAGTCGGTGCGCTGCGCGCCTGGGCGCGGAAGTCGATCCAGGAGGCGGCGCCGCCCCCTGCGGAATCGGACTCCGCGCCGGAAGCGCCCGCGCTCGTGGTGGATGACCGTCGCCCCAACGAAATCCGGCTTTTCGGCCAGGCGGTGCGGCTGCAGCGGAAGCAGTACGCGCTGATCCGGCTGCTGGCGGGCTGTCCGGGCGAGTGCGTGCCCTACGACGCGATCTACGACGCGCTCTGGGGCAAAACCGTGGTGGAGCAGAACCAGATCCACTACCAGAAGCGGACCCTGCTCCAGCGGATCCGCGAAGCCTGCCCCGGCCGCGAGCGCGGGCTCATCGAGACGCGGAGCAAGTGCGGTTTCGTGCTCGCGCTGGCGCCGGAGGCCGTGGTGGTGTCGGCGCGGGCGGTGGCGGCGGTATGA
- a CDS encoding DUF1573 domain-containing protein yields MMKSSAAVILLVVCASGLLQACEFAQNEAPESESRIAPSPPRLDFGIRHDGVKIDFALVVANANFEPLRISEITTSCGCTTAGGTYVRAIEPQSVVSIPMSWTLPTGDGAKKSNIVVTFDDQNENPRHYELIAEVPETCPREVAIGFIGPPPALYEGEFYLRTFPGEESIQVVSTETSTSALTVSSIASNEDVVRVSFSFSADAPRDIRESITLNTNDQIQPVKSVLLTGRVVDYVELSKREIYLGCAKEDYPRVETVEVLASEGFELVDSNFSTLEERGLHISLGGADMSSLSVSTTPAIFAKRQRGTVQREIATFSWRVGVQQGEAELAILFMVL; encoded by the coding sequence ATGATGAAGTCTTCAGCCGCCGTTATACTTCTTGTCGTTTGCGCTTCGGGCCTCCTTCAGGCTTGCGAGTTTGCTCAAAATGAAGCACCCGAGTCCGAGTCTCGCATAGCCCCTTCACCGCCGCGACTAGATTTTGGCATTCGACACGATGGAGTGAAGATAGATTTTGCGCTTGTTGTGGCCAACGCGAATTTCGAACCACTTAGAATCTCCGAAATTACTACCAGCTGTGGGTGTACTACTGCAGGTGGGACTTACGTTAGAGCAATCGAGCCCCAATCAGTGGTGTCAATACCGATGTCATGGACGCTTCCAACTGGCGATGGCGCCAAGAAGTCCAACATAGTTGTGACATTCGATGACCAAAATGAGAATCCACGGCATTATGAGCTAATTGCAGAGGTGCCGGAGACTTGTCCGAGGGAAGTGGCGATTGGCTTCATTGGTCCACCGCCTGCATTATATGAGGGCGAGTTTTACTTAAGGACCTTTCCAGGGGAAGAATCAATACAAGTCGTTTCAACCGAGACTTCGACCAGCGCGCTCACAGTCTCAAGCATCGCTTCAAATGAAGATGTGGTTCGAGTTTCGTTCAGTTTTTCCGCGGATGCTCCACGGGATATCCGCGAGTCAATAACTTTAAACACAAACGATCAGATTCAACCGGTGAAATCAGTACTCTTGACGGGTAGAGTAGTCGACTACGTTGAGTTGTCGAAGAGGGAAATCTATCTGGGATGTGCGAAGGAAGATTATCCCAGAGTCGAAACTGTGGAGGTGCTCGCAAGCGAAGGCTTCGAACTTGTAGATTCCAATTTCTCCACTCTCGAGGAACGCGGCTTGCACATTTCCCTGGGCGGGGCCGATATGTCTTCACTCAGCGTATCTACAACGCCTGCCATTTTTGCCAAACGTCAAAGGGGGACGGTACAGCGTGAAATCGCCACTTTTTCCTGGCGTGTCGGCGTCCAACAGGGTGAGGCGGAATTGGCGATTCTTTTTATGGTATTGTAG
- a CDS encoding sigma-70 family RNA polymerase sigma factor: MSLDDAALLRRWTARREAEAFNEIVERFADQVYRTCHRVLRNEADAEEVSQECFLQLVTAGGDVRTSLGGWLHAVATNKSRERIRLDANRRARERAYGVLAPDPVQPAWDDVRGHVDEAIEALPEVLRDAVVAHYLGRKSHVEIAAEFGVTRRAVSYRIQRGLEGIRKDLRKRGVTLSVASLGMSLALDTSAAPLSLKASLVKLAIAAGTVSGGGGATATGVTLGSLLLMKTKILTVSGILTLLAAGAYFALARTAAEAPGGGAGPEPADSSGMVETAGAPAGPPAPAPAAVVAAVGETPSLDDLLALSRGELEKALEHYPPIADPAQYASVSGMVLDKDAYPVRGAAIALVPSHAWGKLPGAGGIARTGTSGADGVYLIGGIRHEGGFRVAASRDGFASEAKYAAVEAGKETVLDFMLQRGAAMHGRVLSASGAPVPDAYVYCIGLTGARKLVSDLQRAANTDGEGHFTLGFEEEERGFVAALRVRSAEHGSATFPDVLVQTERPVDLKLAAPAVIRGTVKDRKGKALSGARVTFYAQKTIGVQRADGEAWSSPSYAGNFAGISDASGRYATEVDAGMDFQAKVDMNGFDDGRERMDPIAALAAGETREYHAVFDTNCITVRATVVGQQSGQPFSGHVPVEGVAFKDDEPIARGQQDGRLALRFTLPGERGKYTFQARYLYDDDITGNVSAPQKLRGGDEIDIELTLPEPQVFSVRILDPGGSPVEGAAIKFSTETWGGGPVAYGQTNAGGRLDAPILLAPMSGAQLLVEKPGYAMAFGPDFEEQSPGTVHPEETIVLWQGAGIEGDLVDGEGRPVAETALAITATNRDGHTWMLEAITNARGHFTVAGSAPADVVDISISAGDWAWSAEQVALEADTIAGLGEIVLGREP, translated from the coding sequence ATGTCCCTGGATGATGCAGCCCTCCTGAGGCGCTGGACCGCGCGGCGGGAGGCGGAAGCCTTCAATGAAATCGTCGAGCGCTTCGCGGACCAGGTCTACCGGACGTGCCACCGCGTTTTGCGCAACGAGGCGGACGCGGAAGAGGTGTCGCAGGAGTGTTTTCTGCAGCTTGTGACGGCGGGCGGAGACGTGCGGACGTCCCTCGGGGGCTGGCTCCATGCCGTGGCGACGAACAAGAGCCGGGAACGTATCCGGCTGGATGCGAACCGCCGCGCGCGGGAACGGGCCTACGGCGTCCTGGCGCCGGATCCGGTCCAGCCTGCGTGGGACGATGTCCGCGGGCATGTGGACGAGGCCATCGAGGCGCTTCCGGAAGTACTGAGAGACGCCGTCGTGGCGCACTACCTCGGGCGAAAATCCCACGTTGAAATCGCCGCGGAATTCGGCGTGACCCGTCGTGCGGTGTCCTACCGTATTCAGCGCGGGCTGGAGGGTATTCGCAAGGACCTCCGAAAGCGGGGCGTGACGTTGTCTGTGGCCAGTCTCGGGATGTCGCTGGCCTTGGATACGTCCGCCGCGCCCCTTTCCTTAAAGGCTTCACTTGTAAAACTCGCCATCGCCGCCGGGACGGTCTCCGGCGGGGGTGGGGCCACCGCAACCGGCGTTACGCTGGGGAGCCTTTTACTTATGAAAACGAAAATCCTTACGGTGTCTGGAATATTGACCCTCCTCGCGGCGGGGGCCTATTTCGCACTGGCGCGTACCGCGGCCGAGGCGCCGGGCGGCGGCGCGGGCCCCGAACCCGCGGACTCATCCGGCATGGTAGAGACCGCCGGCGCCCCGGCCGGGCCGCCCGCGCCGGCGCCGGCCGCCGTCGTCGCGGCCGTAGGGGAGACGCCATCGCTCGACGATCTGCTTGCGCTTTCGCGCGGGGAACTGGAAAAGGCACTGGAGCACTATCCGCCGATCGCGGACCCGGCGCAGTACGCCTCGGTCTCCGGCATGGTGCTGGATAAGGACGCCTATCCCGTGCGCGGTGCGGCGATTGCACTTGTGCCCAGCCACGCCTGGGGCAAATTGCCGGGTGCGGGCGGCATTGCCCGTACCGGGACCAGTGGCGCGGATGGCGTCTACCTGATCGGCGGCATCCGGCACGAAGGAGGCTTCCGGGTGGCCGCGTCCAGGGACGGCTTCGCGTCGGAGGCGAAATACGCGGCGGTCGAAGCGGGAAAGGAAACGGTGCTCGATTTCATGCTTCAACGCGGCGCGGCGATGCACGGGCGCGTCCTCTCGGCTTCCGGCGCACCCGTGCCCGACGCGTATGTTTATTGTATCGGCCTGACGGGGGCGCGCAAGTTGGTGTCCGACTTGCAGCGCGCCGCCAATACCGATGGGGAAGGCCACTTCACGCTGGGTTTCGAGGAAGAAGAGCGCGGATTCGTGGCGGCGCTGCGCGTGCGGTCGGCGGAGCACGGCAGCGCCACGTTTCCGGACGTCCTCGTGCAGACAGAGCGCCCCGTCGACTTGAAGCTGGCTGCCCCGGCGGTCATCCGCGGAACCGTGAAGGACCGTAAGGGCAAGGCGTTGTCGGGCGCGCGCGTCACGTTCTACGCACAAAAAACCATTGGCGTCCAGCGCGCCGACGGCGAGGCTTGGTCAAGCCCTTCCTACGCGGGCAACTTCGCCGGTATCAGTGATGCCTCGGGCCGCTACGCCACGGAGGTCGACGCCGGAATGGACTTTCAAGCAAAAGTGGATATGAATGGATTCGACGACGGCCGCGAAAGAATGGACCCGATTGCAGCATTGGCCGCTGGCGAGACCCGCGAGTACCATGCCGTGTTTGATACCAATTGCATTACCGTCCGAGCGACGGTTGTGGGCCAGCAGTCGGGCCAGCCTTTTTCAGGCCATGTGCCCGTCGAGGGCGTTGCGTTTAAAGACGATGAGCCCATCGCACGCGGCCAGCAGGATGGGCGCCTCGCGCTCCGGTTCACGCTGCCAGGAGAGCGGGGAAAATATACCTTTCAGGCACGCTACCTGTATGACGACGATATCACTGGCAATGTGTCCGCGCCTCAAAAACTAAGGGGCGGAGACGAGATCGACATCGAGCTAACCCTGCCCGAGCCCCAGGTTTTCTCGGTGCGGATTCTAGATCCAGGCGGGAGCCCCGTGGAAGGCGCCGCAATAAAGTTTTCAACCGAGACCTGGGGGGGCGGCCCCGTCGCGTACGGCCAGACCAACGCCGGGGGACGCCTGGACGCCCCCATACTCCTCGCGCCCATGAGCGGCGCGCAACTCCTTGTCGAAAAGCCAGGCTACGCGATGGCCTTCGGACCGGACTTCGAGGAGCAGAGCCCCGGCACGGTCCATCCCGAAGAAACCATCGTGCTCTGGCAGGGCGCGGGAATCGAAGGCGACCTCGTGGACGGGGAAGGACGGCCTGTGGCCGAGACGGCCTTGGCCATTACGGCCACCAACCGCGACGGCCATACCTGGATGCTTGAGGCCATCACCAACGCGCGCGGCCACTTCACCGTAGCCGGCAGCGCCCCCGCGGATGTGGTAGACATCAGCATTTCGGCGGGCGATTGGGCCTGGTCGGCCGAGCAGGTCGCGTTGGAGGCGGATACCATTGCGGGACTCGGCGAGATCGTCCTGGGCCGCGAGCCATGA